The genomic stretch TGACAGCATGCCAAGAGCTTTGGAGATAAGCCCCGCAAGGCTGCTTACCATCTTATATATctttaataacattttcaagCCTTTGTTTTTACTTTCATGGGCACATCTAACTTAATGTGCTTTGAACATTCCAAATAACCATTGACAGTTTAGAAATgtataaagaacaaaatgaatGGCACTAAATACAGCTTTACAGACTGTTTTTTGAGCATGACCACAAAATTATTTGCAGCGAGATTTGTTATTATTCCCTAGTGGTTTAAGgcatgttttggggaaaaaaaaacaaacaaaaaaacccaaaactgccttcccccccgccaaaaaaaaaaaaaaagcagggcaGGGTCCAGATTCTGAACCTACCAAAAAGCTGATAAATTTCAGCTAAAAATGTAGTTCCTGAGCTCCTTAAAGTTGTAATGCAGTGTCCACTGGTTAACTCTGAAAAAATGTGTTGGAATTTTGAAAATAGGTGTCTATAGCGCAGATTTACAGTGACCTGTGTAGCCCATGGACTGGGTTTGTTTTACAGGATTTGTTTTATGGCCTGCTCCCTGCTGGCCTCTGTCTTGAGCAGCTTTTAGATGCAGTAGGGAGCTGGCTGTGAACTGGCCGAATGGTTTTGATGGTAGCAGCTCCCTTTCAGCAGTACAAGAACCCTCTCCCTAGTTCATGATCAGAGCTGCACCTGCCACATGCTGCACTTTCACTGAGTGGTGAATCACAGATATCGCCAGAAAAGTTGGTCACTGCTGTTAAAACAACTAATCCAACCTGCAGCCTGCTCCAAGGGGCCAGCAGTAACGAAAGGGTGGAAAATGGTATGTAGGGGGGTGAACAGATCTGGAATGTGCAAGGGTAGTAGCCAGCCTCTCAGAGGTGATCTGTGATCCTTCTCTTACTGCAGGAGTAAAATGCAGCCAGCCTGTCAATCAGTAAGTGATCATCGTAACAGTGTAGGTTACAGGCATGTCTAGTCTTGTAAAAGGAAGGAGATATAGCCTATGGCCCCCATAAAAGGTTATGTGACCTATGATAGAGTCAGTTTGCTTTGTGAGACACCATGCAGGTCAACAGAGAGCCAAATTAAGTGTGAAAATTCGTGAGTTGTGCAATAAAACTATATGGTTTCCCCTGTACAGAACTGCGGGGTGAGATTTGCAGGAGACATTAAATGGGAATTTCTTCTCTAAGCTTTTGGGAATCCCTCCCCCTCCAACACAGTTAGGAGCTGCTTAGTCATCATCTAAAAATCTTGCCTGCAAACAAAAGCGAGTTTTTCAGGGAAATTAGTGTCTCCAGTGGGAATATTAACAAAAGGAATTGTATTTTCGGGGACAGAAACATTTGCCCCAAAACAGACTAAAATAGTCAAATGTAAACTACATACGTGGCTGAAAGCAATTGTCTTAAAACTCCCAGTTTGCATCAAATTAGGTCACAGCTGAATAATAAAACTAAGAATTGAAACACTGTAGAAGGCGCTTCCAAGAAGTCCTCAACTATTAAATATTTCCGTGTCTTTTGAAGATGTAGGCAGAATTCCCAGCTTAATGACTGGAATAGGCCTGTCCTAGTCCAGAGGCATTGAAGGATCTCAATAGGGATTAAattatttagattttaaatttataagGAAGCAATAGGCTTGTTTTGGTGAGACTATATCATGGAGCCACAGTTTCAGGCTTGCTGTCAAATCTACAGATGTGAAAGTCAATAACAGGACATTCCTCTCAACCAAACCTTTTTTGTATCCTCATTTCTTCTCCTTggctgtcttttatttttattttttaaaatgtattaaaatacagttgCTATCTTTGGGGCACTTTTTGCTACTCCTGCTTTGGATATCTGTATTTTATAAAGCTTCTCTCTTGGTCTGCAAGCTGTAGGTGTCATAAAGGTCACTGCCACAGCCAGACAACCAGAGAAGATTTTAGTAgttgagatatttttttaataaagttgtAGAAATTCTGGTTAAAAGTTCAAAGGTttgtaaaagaaggaaaaggtgtGCTAGAACTACTTTACAGCACAATCTGAACATCTTGTTTGGGCTGTATACAGTGCTCAGGAGATGCATTCGTTAATGAGGTTTCTTCATGAAGGAGCCCAAAATACATTTGACCCATAATTATTCAACAGATTTTGTTTAACTGTAAATGTGCTACATACCAATCTGGTTCTGTTGGaatgtttgtttggttttttgccaCAATTCAAGGCATCTTCATTCTTGCACCTGCATTTTCACCTAAACGTCATGGACCCTGCTTGGAGTTACCTCAACCCATTCTTCAAAGATGCTGGTTTGCAGGCTTTGAACTGAGAACAACCTTGACCACAGATTAGAATAGCAAAAAAGTTTTGAGCGCCTTCTGTTGAAAAACCTGTGCGAGAGTGTAGATATAACACTTCAGCTAAAGGGTACACAGGAGGTGGGGAAAAAGCTGCCCTCCTGAGACACGGCTATCTGACAGCAGCTGGGATACAGCTAGTCACAGATGGCAGGTTGCAGTAGCTAGAGACAGATTCAACTTCCCTCACAGAAGGAAGATACCAACCTTGGCAAATTCTCCACACTGACTGCAAGCCAAACCGGTTTCATTCCCTATGCTGTTCTACTTTGTGGCATTTTTTACCATTATGGAATCAAAGCAATGTGAAAAGTGTCTACAAGATGATGTTTCCTCCCTTAGCCTCTCCCCAAGGGTAAAAGCATGTGCAGGGGAGAATTTTGTTTTAGTAGGCTTTTTGTTTGAGCTGGCTCTCTCCTTTTGggtaataaatataaattatgcTCTCACCTTACTCTCCCTAACATAAAAACAAAGATGTGCGCTCAGCATTTGGAATGAGAATAGCAGCACTACTGGGTGTAACTTGGCAAGAGAAGGATAGAGGGCTGAGGACTGTGAGTTCAGTCTTTCCTAAGCTTCCTAGTGTCCCTGATAGCCCAAGACAGAAGAATTCCACAGATCGTTGCATAGAGAGGTGAAATGTCATTACCCAGCCTCACCTTAGAAGACAGGACAGTACAGTTGACTGTCTTGTGCAAAATCCATTCTAGTCTTATCTGAAGCATTTTTGTccgtattaaaaaaaaaaaaaaagaaattgaatgtTTTCTTACCCGTGTGTCTAGATTATACGCTGTCTTCTTTAAGTCCTGCAGAGCCCTCTGCATGAACTCAAATGCATGGCAATCAACACAGGGACGACCTAGGAGAGCATTTAGTAGAGCATTTAGTAGATAATCATGACTATATGGCATGAAGTATTAAGTAGAAGGAATAAACAGTGATTTTGAGTATGAGGAAGAGCTACAGAAAAGAGTCCACAGAGTATTGATGTATGCACTCCTGAACAATCCAGGTTATTGTGAATGGTCCATCATGATGGTCCACCCAGTCTCTCAATGACAAAAGAATTACTTCAacaaatttgcattaaaaattttcttcctcctttattGCTGTTCCCTTTGTCATTCTCTTGTCACAGTTCATAGTGGGGAAACATGAAACCTATAACTTGAATCTTTCCTTTTGCTCCACCAACCCTGAGCACATTTTCAACCTCATcatctgatttttcagaaattacctCTGAAACCATGAACACGTTCCCTGAAAAATCTTGTCTCCTAATCTCACAAACTTAAGCTCTAAATAGAAAGCTAATGGAATGAAATTGACTACATTATCACAAAGACAGATCACTTAGCCTCTAACTTTGAATATGATACAGGTTTGTCCAAAGCTGGTGAAGCAAGCAACAGATAAACACAATGCCCTGTCATTAGTGGGCACTGCTgatcagcagaactgctgcatTCTGGACTAATTGCAGTGTTTAAGGTAGCATTCCTATATCTAGATATCCAGACTGAAGGTCACAAGGCTTGCTTTGCCTTGATAATCATGTAACACAAAGCTGTGCCCTAACAGATAGCAGTACTGAGATGGAACAAATATAGACATGATGAAATGTCTTCGAATCATCAGGATCTACATATGCTCTTATCTGCTTCTCAGTTCCTGTAGCTCTCTGACTTCATAGGAAATATTGTGCAAGTGAGAAATTCTGAGCACAGGTTTAGTTTGCTCTTTGAGGTCTGGTAAGGAAGAAAGGATGAAACATAGACTGATATCGGAAAACCCTGCAATGTCTGTCAGCCTATTTTGCAAACACTTGATATTTGACTGATTTCTACATGCCTCTGATAAGCTGGAGTATGAGCTTCCAGCTCATGATCTGTGTACTAACCAGCAGACAGGAGTCCTGCCTGATGGTGAAAGGAGTCTGCCAAATTCTTTAACTggctaggaaaaaaagaaaaacaaagagatttaaaaataaacattgaaCAGTATCACAGACCTCCTCTTTCATTGTTGTACCACCACCCAACCTTGCTGTTATTATATGTGCACCAGACATAAGGAGAGGACAGCATTTTCCACTTCAACAACTTGATGCAAGGACCTTCCATTATATTTATGATGTAAATTAAACTCAACGCAGatcagcaaaggaaaattaGGTGGTGGAAGGCTGCAAGACTAAGTGTTGACAAAGTGTGCCTTCTTGGCATCTTgattgtgaattttttttataaaaactaCTGACTTTAATACAGTGGACATTACCAAGAATGAAAGATGCAATGAAGAGTCAATATCAGTTGAAAAAAGCAAGTCTCAAAAATGTCTCTGAAAAGCAAGCAGGGTGACTCCTGGCATAGAAAGAGCTAATCCAATGAAAGGGCTGTACAAAAGAAAAGGTACAGAACAGTGGCAGATTTCAGGGACAAGCAAGACAGCAACAGGCAGGAGACAAGGGTAATAAAGTGGAGAGTCTTGGatgcaggagaaaagcagcactggTATGCTATGAAGTTGTGATTTTGAAATGTCATAAGCAAGGCATGTCCAAAATAGTTTGAATTATTTGGACAAGCTACAGTGATATGAAGTCCTGCAACATTAAAACTACAGTACAAGCTGTATGAGAGGACTGTAGGGTGTACATACTTTCAGCTGGTATGGCTGTTCCCGCTTCTTGATCAGATCTAACAGGTTCCGTGAGAAGCAGTGCAACCACAAAAACTAAAGGAACTGTAAAGACCACTCTTCTCAGAAGGCAGGGTGCCAGCATCTTGGGAATAGGTGCTTCTCTGTTTATCAAGAGACATGAACAAGTCAGTGAGGAACATTACAGATAAAAGGTTTTGTTAAAATGAACTTAATGTTCCTGATGGCTAAAACGTTAGCAGTcttcctttgaaagaaaaaagaaatcattataTCTAAAGCACGGACAGAAGTTCTCTGTACTTTTCCAGCAGTGCACATAAAACCCAACCGGGAGAGAATGTCCCCAGACATGAAGGAGAAGATCAGAAGTCCCTAGACAGTTTTTGGTTTCATTtgcaagccaggatgccagCAGCTTTACCTGCTCTGTGACTCCAATCTTTTTTATAACTGAACAGTCCCAGTCCAGCATATGAATCTGGACAGCTGGTTCACTGTTAAACTTCAAGATAAAAACTGCAGGCATTATAAAGCTGGCTGAAACAGACCTGAACCTGGAAATTAAGTTTTTACCCACCCACTTGCTTTACTGATGCACCATCTTTTCACACGTATAATAACTAAAGCTAACCATTATCATTAACTACGCACCACACTGATCATAAAAACTTACTCCTTTATAAAAGTAGCTGAAGGAAAAGACTTTGTTAAACCTCCACAAATTCATAGGTAGAATTTCTAATGGTAAATGCATCAAAACTGTTTGACCTTCTGTTTCCCCTCCTAATCTGGGCTTCAGACCTTTATTTGCAGCCATCCATTTGTTCCTGAAGATTACAGCCAGGCCACACCATGCCCTGAACATAGGTACAGTCTGGTCCAGTAACACCTCCCCTTCATACAGAGGTAAAATTTTTTATAAGTACACAGgtttaaaatgaagtattttcttgATCCAACAGGTAAGATTTTTCAGATCAAGAGGGAATATGGGAAACTTGGACTGGCTCAAACTGCAAGTCTCTATTACAGATTTCAATCCAAGCCTCAAGAATCCTGCTAGGCAAACTGCTAGGGTGGTCATTAGTTCAGCCAAGTTTAACTTCTGTTCCTGTATGttcaaatggaagaaagaaagaaagaatcaaaTAAGGTTAAGTTGTAGCAACACAATAAAAGCCACATGAAAATTCTCTTTAGCTGAACCCAGAAAAGCAGGACAACATTCTGTCTCTTCCTGATTTTTAAGTCAGTGCATACTAAGCAAAAGATGTTGCGTAAGGACCTCAAATCTGCATGTGCTGAATGCAAGAGTACGGCACTCCCCAAACCAGCTTGTGTTTCACATTTGGAAGGGCAATAGAGGGAGGCAGGAAAGGAGAGGTTTTTCCCCATCTTGCCGCAAACACAGAATAGAACAAGCTTGCTCTTCAATATATGCAATCCCGTTTCAGACACAGCTAATCTGAAGCTGCAAATTGTGTGTGAACACTTGCAGCACATGCAAACCACCAATTTACCTAGGAAAGGAGCAGCAATATACACATCCCCTTCCTGTGCACCTCAACCTAAATGTAAGAATAGGGCATGGttcaaaagcaagaaacacACAAGCACATGTAGGGTCAAAGATATATTTGGGCCCACACCAGAAAAATAGATCTGATAATGTAAGTTCTATAACCTCAGAACTGGGCTTCCTATCCCTCCCACTATTCAGAAGTGATCTGATGTGatcctttttcttatttccacaatccttaaaataaaaggattaaAATCATAGCAAGTGgcttgggttttctgttttaattaacGGTGATCTGCAACCAAAGCAAGTACAATCAAAGACACCAGGCTTTGCAACAGGATGAAGCAGAGTCTCCAAGTAACAGTAAATTAAGATAATACCAGCCTCCTTTGAAAGTACCTAAGACATAAGCCTCCTGGTCAGTAGGAGCAGAGGCTATTCTCATAGTTGACTATGAGTGCTAGGACGGTCcaacaaaacaaatcagatACTCTGTAAAACTTTTTCAGGGTACCTTACAGATCACCCACCCCAGCATCAGCTCGGCTTCATATGTGAGCCCTGCTGCAAAATAATTGCTCCCCAAGAGCAGCAATCACCTCAGGCCACATCTAACTAGTGCCTCTTAGTTATTCTGTGGGAATTTGCTATCTGCAAGGAATAATCATGACAGGCTTCAAGGGTGGTCTCTCTCTGCAGTGCAACTGAGAATGGTGACAGATCTGTGCATGGACTTctatgaaagagaaaagtaatCCCCtctaacaaaggaaaaaaatatcagtaccTGATCTCTCTCTTGTCTTTGTGACGGTCTCTTTGAAATGGCCGCTGCAAACTGCGAACAGAACAAGTACAGCATTTCTGAGCATGTGCACTGTCTCTTTTTAACCTTCTCTGAAAGAGGTTATTACTATGGGGAGATTTCTGCCATGGCAACAATGCAGAGCACTGCAGCACACAGCATAGATTTAAAGAGGAACAGACTGTGTCTCCCAGGTCTGGGGAAGGATGTTTCTGCTTTGACATGTGAATTCCAACAGTGACTTACCTGCTCCGTCTAAGGTTTTTAAAGCCAGGCTGTTTGATTCATCTGTCTTGAAGTCTGCTGAATGGTTTTCCCGAAGTCTGCTCAGCTGGATGTGGTGCCTCATTCATGCAACTTGCTTCCATAGTGCCTGAAAATAACCATGAGAATTTAAACCTGCTTTACAGGAAACCGGGAAAAACCATGGGATTGCACTCAGAAACTGCAGGACATGTCACAGGTAAGACTTCAGTGAAGGCCAGGCATTGTTCAGTGCACAATCTGCCATTTGAATGGTTCTGAGTTACAGGGGTCATAACCAGTCATGCCTGCTTTCCTGGGCGTTTCTGTGATCCCAGTCTCAGGGCTGCCAGGCACAGCTGCAAGCGTGCAGACACTTAAACTCTGAATGGGAATTTGAGTCCCAACTCCAAATAAACTTCACTCCCTTTTTCCAGCCTTCCCCTTTCAATGCCCCACAAGCTATACTCCAGAATGACACTGATGGAACTTGTGCCGAATGCCATACAATAACGGAGTGCAGATGACAAAAATCATTTTGTCAAAGCAAAGCTAAACTCAGGGGTCGCACCTCCCCCCAAAAGCACATCTCCCATCACAAATTAGACACTAGCAGTTCTTGTTCCAGAGAGAATGAGCACAGCTGAGGGCAGGTGCAGCACTGGGAACCATGCATGGAACTTCAAAGGGACTGTGCTCTGTGTTTGCTTTAGCCGGTTCAATAGGGGCTTAATCTTAAATGCTttcacagtgagagctgggggCACTCAGTGTCCAGGAAGATCAGGGACACAacgttttgtttttttttatgagcAGAAACTCCTTTTCAGAATTATGACTGAATTGCTggctaacatttttcttttcaacatgTTCTGTAACCTGTCTCTCCTGTACAGCCCAAGGGGAATTGTTTGCTCCCATTAATTCAACTTTTTAAGTAAGAAGCTAAAATTTGAGGTGTTCAGTGTGTAATTATGATGCTATATGAAGTTACAGCATCCACAAGCAGAGTCAAGAGGGGATTAATTATGGTATTGCCATCCCTATACAtcataaaaacagaaagaaggggaaaataatttttagagaCTGTTCTTTTGGGCAAGCAAGATTTAGCATTGTTGCTGCAGAGATAACCATACAGGATTTGGTCTGATTAAGTACCTATCTATACACAAATTACAAATGCAGAACTTTATTCATGATCTAATCTCACACCTTGGCCTCCCTTCCTGATAAATAATACAGATATTCACATATCTATCTATAACTTTTCTTAACCTGTGCTCTTGATCATTCCCAGTAAATCTTACCCTGTTCTCCCAAATCCTGTCCTTTATCTATCACAACAGTAACACCAAGAAGCCAGCCCTGGTAGCTCAGGTGTTATCACTGATTCATTCTTCTAGACCCATGCAATGGGCTTCTGACTCcattaaatacaatttaaaaaaatctgtttctcatTCTCAGC from Phalacrocorax aristotelis chromosome 4, bGulAri2.1, whole genome shotgun sequence encodes the following:
- the LOC142056719 gene encoding NELL2-interacting cell ontogeny regulator 1-like gives rise to the protein MLAPCLLRRVVFTVPLVFVVALLLTEPVRSDQEAGTAIPAESRPCVDCHAFEFMQRALQDLKKTAYNLDTRTETLLLQVEKRNLCDCVTANLLN